A single region of the Brachypodium distachyon strain Bd21 chromosome 3, Brachypodium_distachyon_v3.0, whole genome shotgun sequence genome encodes:
- the LOC100836460 gene encoding probable 4-coumarate--CoA ligase 2, whose amino-acid sequence MITVAAPEVQQPHAAAAESVSRAPEETIFRSKLPDIDIPSHLPLHEYCFARAASLPDAPCLIAAATGRTYTFAETRLLCRKAAAALHGLGVGHGDRLMVLLHNSVEFALAFFGASFLGAVTTAANPLCTPQEIHKQLVASGAKLVVTQSAYVDKLRHECFPRIATSTTVDDETLAVITIDDAPDGDDECLSFWGIVEAADESRVPEAAISADDAVALPYSSGTTGLPKGVVLTHGGLVASVAQQVDGENPNLDMREGRDVVLCVLPLFHIFSLNSVLLCALRAGAAVLLMPRFEMGAMLEGIERWRVTVAAVVPPLVLALAKNPAVERHDLSSVRIVLSGAAPLGKDLEDALRRRVPQAVFGQGYGMTEAGPVLSMCPAFAREPTPAKSGSCGTVVRNAQLKVVDPDTGFSLARNLPGEICIRGPQIMKGYLNDPEATAATIDVEGWLHTGDIGYVDDDDEVFIVDRVKELIKFKGFQVPPAELEALLIAHPSIADAAVVSQKDDAAGEVPVAFVVRAADSDVTEQAIKEFVSKQVVFYKRLHKVYFTHAIPKSASGKILRKELRAKLASPATA is encoded by the exons ATGATCACCGTGGCGGCTCCGGAGGTGCAGCAGCCGCATGCCGCGGCCGCGGAGTCCGTCTCGCGGGCGCCGGAGGAGACGATCTTCCGGTCCAAGCTCCCGGACATCGACATCCCGAGCCACCTGCCCCTGCACGAGTACTGCTTCGCCAGGGCGGCCTCGCTCCCGGACGCGCCGTGCCTCATCGCCGCGGCCACGGGAAGGACCTACACGTTCGCCGAGACGCGCCTTCTGTGCCGCaaggccgcggccgcgctccACGGGCTCGGCGTGGGCCACGGCGACCGCCTCATGGTGCTGCTCCACAACTCCGTGGAGTTCGCGCTGGCCTTCTTCGGCGCGTCCTTCCTCGGCGCCGTCACCACGGCCGCGAACCCGCTCTGCACGCCGCAGGAGATCCACAAGCAGCTCGTCGCTTCCGGCGCCAAGCTCGTCGTGACACAGTCCGCCTACGTCGACAAGCTCCGCCACGAGTGCTTCCCAAGGATCGCCACGTCCACGACCGTTGATGACGAGACGCTCGCCGTGATCACCATCGACGACGCCCCGGATGGTGATGACGAATGCCTGTCGTTCTGGGGAATAGTGGAGGCCGCGGACGAGAGCCGCGTCCCGGAGGCGGCAATCTCGGCGGACGACGCCGTGGCGCTGCCTTACTCGTCGGGCACGACGGGGCTGCCGAAGGGCGTGGTGCTGACGCACGGGGGGCTCGTGGCGAGCGTGGCGCAGCAGGTGGACGGGGAGAACCCGAACCTGGACATGCGTGAGGGGCGCGACGTGGTGCTCTGCGTGCTGCCGCTGTTCCACATCTTCTCGCTCAACTCGGTGCTGCTGTGCGCGCTCCGTGCGGGCGCCGCGGTGCTGCTGATGCCCAGGTTCGAGATGGGCGCCATGCTGGAGGGCATCGAGCGGTGGCGCGTCACCGTGGCGGCCGTGGTGCCGCCGCTGGTGCTGGCTCTGGCCAAGAACCCGGCCGTGGAGAGGCACGATTTGAGCTCCGTCAGGATCGTGCTCTCCGGGGCCGCGCCGCTCGGCAAGGACCTCGAGgacgcgctccgccgccgagTGCCGCAGGCCGTCTTCGGACAG GGGTACGGGATGACGGAGGCCGGGCCGGTGCTGTCCATGTGCCCCGCGTTCGCCAGGGAGCCGACGCCGGCCAAGTCCGGGTCGTGCGGCACGGTGGTGCGCAACGCCCAGCTCAAGGTGGTCGACCCCGACACGGGCTTCTCCCTCGCCCGGAACCTCCCCGGCGAGATCTGCATCCGCGGCCCACAGATCATGAAAG GCTACTTGAACGACCCCGAGGCCACCGCCGCGACCATCGACGTCGAGGGGTGGCTCCACACCGGCGACATCGGCtacgtcgacgacgacgacgaggtgTTCATCGTCGACCGCGTCAAGGAGCTCATCAAGTTCAAGGGCTTCCAG GTGCCGCCGGCCGAGCTGGAGGCTCTGCTCATCGCGCATCCGTCCATCGCCGACGCGGCCGTCGTCTC GCAAAAGGATGACGCCGCCGGTGAGGTTCCGGTCGCCTTCGTAGTGCGCGCCGCAGATTCCGACGTCACCGAGCAGGCTATCAAGGAGTTCGTGTCCAAGCAG GTGGTGTTTTACAAGAGGCTGCACAAGGTGTACTTCACCCACGCGATCCCAAAGTCGGCGTCAGGGAAGATTCTGAGGAAGGAACTCAGAGCCAAACTCGCCTCCCCAGCCACAGCCTGA